One part of the Planctomycetaceae bacterium genome encodes these proteins:
- the hisD gene encoding histidinol dehydrogenase, which yields MQTIDCRSSDARQLFRELRDKLSPRGDVVSEAGRRRTMELFGEALSPRMVVQRICEDVRSRGIEAVLEYTSKLDRKQLTPETLRVRPDEFTAATAAVSPDFLATVRRIRDNVAEFQSAVLPPDARVTRQLNGGKVELRQRHLPMKRVGICVPGGAAAYPSTVLMTAVPALTAGVSEIAIVVPPTEFGGYNNDMLATCREIGVTEVYRVGGAQAVAALAYGVEGIPRVDKIVGPGNLFVALAKQHVFGDVDIDSIAGPSEVIVLADSTARADFVAADLISQAEHSPGSGVLITWHEPLIQQVRSALERQLATLQRGDLARQCLQDYGALILARDEAEAAELTDLLAPEHLHISMDDAESMLGRIQNAGAIFLGHFTPVALGDYIAGPSHVLPTGGTARFANGLASSDFLKRSSVISYDQSALAGDAEHVRRMAEKEGLTAHAASVDIRLGDAT from the coding sequence ATGCAGACCATCGATTGCCGCAGCAGCGATGCCCGACAGCTCTTCCGTGAACTGCGTGACAAGCTCAGTCCGCGCGGCGATGTGGTTTCGGAAGCCGGGCGCCGGCGCACGATGGAACTGTTCGGCGAAGCACTCAGCCCGCGCATGGTCGTACAGCGCATCTGCGAAGACGTTCGTTCGCGAGGAATCGAAGCTGTTCTGGAATACACGTCGAAGCTCGACCGGAAGCAACTGACGCCGGAGACGCTGCGAGTCCGTCCGGACGAATTCACGGCGGCGACGGCGGCGGTTTCGCCGGATTTTCTGGCGACGGTCCGCCGCATTCGAGACAACGTGGCCGAATTCCAGTCAGCCGTGCTGCCGCCGGACGCTCGTGTGACGCGTCAACTGAACGGCGGAAAGGTGGAACTTCGGCAGCGGCATCTGCCGATGAAGCGAGTCGGGATCTGCGTGCCCGGCGGCGCGGCCGCGTATCCGTCTACAGTCCTGATGACAGCGGTTCCGGCGCTGACGGCCGGGGTTTCGGAGATCGCCATCGTGGTGCCGCCGACGGAATTCGGCGGGTACAACAACGACATGCTGGCCACGTGCCGCGAAATCGGCGTGACGGAAGTTTACCGCGTCGGCGGTGCTCAGGCAGTGGCGGCACTGGCTTACGGCGTCGAGGGAATTCCGCGAGTCGACAAGATCGTCGGGCCGGGCAATCTGTTCGTCGCGCTGGCAAAGCAGCATGTTTTCGGTGACGTAGACATCGACAGCATCGCCGGTCCCAGCGAAGTCATCGTGCTGGCCGACAGCACGGCTCGCGCGGATTTCGTCGCCGCGGATCTGATTTCCCAGGCAGAACACAGCCCCGGCTCCGGCGTGCTGATTACGTGGCACGAACCACTGATCCAGCAGGTTCGAAGTGCTCTGGAAAGACAGTTGGCAACACTGCAGCGAGGCGATCTTGCCCGGCAATGCCTGCAGGACTACGGAGCATTGATCCTCGCTCGTGACGAAGCCGAAGCCGCGGAACTGACCGATCTGCTCGCGCCGGAACACCTGCATATCTCGATGGACGACGCCGAATCCATGCTGGGACGAATTCAAAACGCGGGAGCCATCTTTCTGGGACATTTCACTCCCGTTGCTCTCGGCGACTACATTGCCGGTCCGTCGCATGTGCTGCCGACCGGCGGAACGGCCCGGTTCGCCAACGGGCTGGCGTCTTCCGACTTCCTCAAACGCAGTTCCGTGATCTCCTACGATCAATCCGCGCTGGCCGGCGATGCGGAACACGTCCGGCGCATGGCGGAAAAGGAAGGCCTGACCGCTCACGCCGCCAGCGTTGATATTCGGCTGGGAGACGCAACATGA
- the ltaE gene encoding low-specificity L-threonine aldolase: MIDLRSDTVTRPTLSMRRAMAEAEVGDDMLGEDPTVNQLQSMVADMLGMEAAVFACSGTQSNQMAVRVHCVPGDELLINETGHIGIFEAGGPAVLSGVTVRTIAAPHGKLDVADLQDKPRSADQHLCRTRLVCLENTTNLGGGRVYSLDQLRRVSEWARSCGLKLHLDGARFFNATVAGNYDPRDVAACFDTVSICFSKGLGCPMGSILAGSAADMKQARRARKMFGGALRQAGIVAAAAVYALQNHVDRLRDDHSNARLLASKLSDIAGVRLNPDDVETNLVFFEVDRELGTAVQLSNALKERGVLIGAMGGQRLRAVTHLDVASDDVLVVADTIRDCIATGFHEQAVVGSGPYSK, encoded by the coding sequence ATGATTGACCTTCGAAGTGATACCGTCACCCGGCCAACTCTGTCGATGCGGCGAGCGATGGCGGAAGCCGAAGTCGGCGACGACATGCTGGGCGAAGATCCCACCGTGAACCAGCTTCAGTCGATGGTCGCCGACATGCTGGGAATGGAAGCCGCCGTGTTCGCGTGTTCCGGTACTCAGTCGAACCAGATGGCGGTGCGAGTTCACTGTGTTCCCGGCGACGAGTTGCTGATTAACGAAACCGGGCACATCGGAATCTTCGAAGCCGGCGGACCAGCGGTACTCAGCGGTGTCACTGTCCGCACAATTGCCGCTCCTCACGGAAAGCTGGATGTCGCCGATCTTCAGGACAAACCGCGGTCCGCCGATCAGCACCTGTGCCGCACTCGCCTGGTCTGCCTGGAAAACACGACGAATCTGGGAGGCGGCCGGGTCTATTCGCTGGACCAGTTGCGACGCGTGTCCGAGTGGGCTCGGTCATGCGGCCTGAAGCTGCATCTTGACGGAGCCCGGTTTTTTAACGCCACCGTGGCGGGAAACTACGATCCCCGCGACGTGGCGGCCTGCTTCGACACGGTTTCGATTTGTTTCAGCAAGGGACTGGGATGCCCGATGGGATCGATCCTTGCCGGTTCCGCCGCTGATATGAAACAGGCCCGCCGTGCTCGCAAGATGTTTGGCGGAGCACTGCGGCAGGCCGGAATCGTTGCCGCCGCGGCCGTCTACGCGTTGCAGAATCACGTTGACCGGCTGCGCGACGACCACAGCAATGCCAGACTGCTGGCGTCGAAACTCAGCGACATCGCCGGCGTGCGCCTGAATCCCGACGATGTGGAAACGAACCTGGTGTTCTTCGAAGTGGACCGCGAACTCGGCACCGCCGTGCAGTTGTCAAACGCATTGAAGGAACGCGGCGTTCTGATCGGAGCGATGGGCGGCCAGCGTCTGCGCGCGGTAACTCACCTGGACGTGGCCTCCGACGACGTGCTTGTCGTGGCCGACACGATCCGCGACTGCATCGCGACCGGTTTTCACGAACAGGCTGTGGTCGGCAGCGGACCGTATTCGAAGTGA
- a CDS encoding DinB family protein encodes MDAKAAIKETLSLSNMVLSSYISDLTDAELMKRPAAGCNHVAWQLGHLISSECGMLNGIQPGAAPELPEGFDEKHSKENATSDDSSDFLTKEQYTELAGKVHDAVTACLDAYPSEKLDDPSPEAYRSMFPTMGSIFLLIATHPMMHAGQLVPLRRQLGKPVVI; translated from the coding sequence ATGGATGCCAAGGCAGCAATCAAAGAAACTCTGTCGCTCAGCAACATGGTGCTGAGTTCCTACATCAGTGACCTGACCGACGCGGAGTTGATGAAGCGGCCTGCTGCGGGCTGCAATCATGTCGCCTGGCAGCTCGGTCACCTGATCAGCTCAGAATGCGGGATGCTGAACGGCATTCAGCCCGGTGCCGCGCCGGAGCTTCCGGAAGGATTTGATGAAAAGCATTCCAAGGAAAACGCGACCAGCGATGACAGTTCCGATTTCCTGACGAAGGAACAGTACACGGAACTGGCGGGAAAAGTGCATGATGCGGTCACGGCGTGTCTGGACGCTTATCCGTCCGAGAAGCTCGACGATCCCAGCCCGGAAGCATATCGCAGCATGTTTCCGACGATGGGTTCGATCTTCCTGCTGATCGCCACACACCCGATGATGCACGCCGGCCAGTTGGTTCCCCTGCGCCGGCAGCTCGGCAAACCCGTCGTCATTTGA
- a CDS encoding PKD domain-containing protein gives MGRSQTVCFAFTALLVLTAARSGFGNDDSPAAASSDPVGTGLQRPDTEFRIFQFPADRIPRIDGNPDDWSIVPDSYAIGSDQLRDTVGEHEGPPDPKDLDVKVKVGWVKGQNHLYFLYEASDNYWNFIHDDLRNDIFEIVVDGDLSGGPLIRQMHPNKRLKDRLDTHFRFHGVHAQNYHIFTPAEGKDWTMVWGSQPWIRELPFANAACRYGFKHGESGKLVLEFFITPFDHAPPDRTKAVPSTLTEGNVVGLSWSVLDYDDENSDRFTGFWNLSHKTTMYGDASDLVAFRLMPIEPGLRKPIGADWTFQVLSRNDRQVAFRDQSWGDITSWHWTFGDGEESDEQHPIHHYHRAGEFVVTLKVNGPQGTAKLSKVWDVTLP, from the coding sequence ATGGGACGATCACAGACGGTTTGCTTTGCATTCACCGCGTTGCTTGTATTGACCGCTGCCCGGTCGGGTTTCGGTAACGACGATTCGCCGGCTGCGGCTTCGAGCGACCCTGTCGGTACCGGTCTGCAGCGGCCGGACACGGAATTTCGAATCTTTCAGTTTCCGGCCGACCGGATTCCACGAATCGACGGAAACCCGGACGACTGGTCAATCGTACCGGATTCGTATGCCATCGGTTCTGACCAGCTTCGCGATACCGTCGGTGAGCACGAAGGTCCGCCGGATCCGAAGGACCTTGACGTGAAGGTCAAAGTCGGCTGGGTGAAGGGCCAGAACCATCTGTACTTTCTTTACGAAGCGTCGGACAACTACTGGAACTTCATTCACGACGATCTGCGCAACGACATTTTCGAAATCGTGGTGGACGGCGACCTGTCCGGCGGTCCGCTGATTCGGCAGATGCATCCGAACAAACGGCTGAAGGATCGGCTGGACACGCATTTTCGGTTTCACGGAGTCCACGCTCAGAACTATCACATCTTTACTCCCGCCGAAGGCAAGGACTGGACGATGGTCTGGGGTTCGCAGCCGTGGATCCGGGAACTTCCGTTTGCCAACGCCGCCTGCCGCTATGGATTCAAACACGGTGAAAGCGGCAAACTAGTTCTGGAATTCTTCATCACACCCTTTGATCATGCTCCGCCGGATCGGACAAAGGCAGTCCCCTCCACGCTGACCGAAGGCAATGTTGTCGGTCTGTCGTGGTCGGTGCTCGATTACGACGATGAAAACTCCGATCGATTCACCGGGTTCTGGAATCTGTCGCACAAGACGACGATGTACGGCGACGCATCCGATTTGGTCGCGTTTCGGCTGATGCCGATTGAACCCGGCCTGAGAAAGCCGATCGGCGCTGACTGGACGTTTCAGGTACTCAGCCGTAACGATCGGCAGGTGGCGTTTCGCGATCAGTCGTGGGGCGACATTACGTCGTGGCACTGGACGTTCGGGGATGGCGAAGAGTCCGACGAACAGCACCCGATTCATCATTACCACCGGGCCGGCGAGTTCGTGGTGACGTTAAAGGTGAACGGACCACAGGGCACCGCGAAACTCAGCAAGGTCTGGGACGTCACGCTTCCCTGA
- a CDS encoding M24 family metallopeptidase → MTGQFAEDPRPKRLLVQDKVRLLDVEEKHNRVRALLESVGVDALLLQDAANIAWFTAGADLNRLASDSCHTSVFITAEARLFATNAVDSAQIFEREAFGLGFQLKQREWFQPHRELIRDLCRGRKVASDVAFPETKCVCDEIREIRVPLTPLEVDRMRRLSLVATHAVEAAAHNLCVGTTEAKVAGEVAHRLVKRTVTPVRIQVCADGRNDRYRHWTFGEDRIEKYASISCVARRWGLRVGVSRTACLGDVPEEIWDAHQKAVLMLATGLFFSRAGRTLDEVWQKVRRIYEKFGLPSEWQKADQAELVGFSLCEQQLLPGSTYEIPAAVAMHWHPSVGPAMTGDTMLIEKSSVRRLTISDSWPELTVFVKGHPVPCPGLLKVRSDSMPVATDDSTSSAISPLLDASGVTEESLPPMDSIWELDAQSDQLVFEEEDSPYPEESVLE, encoded by the coding sequence ATGACCGGCCAATTTGCTGAAGATCCGCGGCCAAAGCGGCTGCTGGTTCAGGATAAGGTGCGGCTGCTTGACGTGGAGGAAAAGCACAACCGCGTCCGGGCTCTTCTGGAGTCAGTCGGGGTGGATGCACTGTTGCTTCAGGATGCCGCCAACATTGCGTGGTTCACGGCCGGTGCGGATCTGAATCGGCTGGCATCGGACAGTTGCCATACCAGCGTGTTCATCACCGCGGAAGCCAGGTTGTTCGCCACGAATGCTGTGGATTCGGCACAGATCTTCGAACGCGAAGCCTTCGGTCTGGGATTTCAGTTGAAGCAGCGCGAGTGGTTTCAGCCGCATCGTGAGTTGATCCGTGACCTTTGCCGCGGGCGAAAAGTCGCCAGCGACGTGGCGTTTCCCGAAACGAAGTGTGTCTGCGATGAAATCCGCGAAATCCGCGTGCCGCTGACGCCCCTGGAAGTCGACCGGATGCGGCGTCTGAGTCTGGTGGCGACTCACGCGGTCGAAGCGGCGGCTCACAATCTTTGTGTCGGCACAACCGAAGCAAAGGTCGCCGGCGAAGTCGCTCACCGGCTTGTGAAGCGAACCGTCACTCCCGTCAGAATTCAGGTCTGCGCCGACGGACGCAACGACCGTTACCGGCACTGGACTTTCGGTGAAGACCGAATTGAAAAGTACGCCTCGATTTCCTGTGTCGCTCGCCGATGGGGACTGCGAGTCGGCGTGTCCCGCACGGCGTGCCTGGGCGACGTTCCGGAAGAGATCTGGGACGCCCATCAGAAGGCCGTGCTGATGCTGGCTACGGGTCTGTTCTTTTCCCGTGCGGGACGCACGCTGGATGAAGTCTGGCAGAAGGTCCGCCGCATTTACGAAAAATTCGGGCTGCCCAGCGAATGGCAGAAGGCGGATCAGGCGGAACTTGTCGGCTTCAGTCTTTGCGAACAACAACTGCTGCCTGGTTCCACCTACGAAATTCCGGCAGCCGTGGCGATGCACTGGCATCCGTCAGTCGGGCCGGCAATGACCGGCGACACGATGCTGATTGAAAAGTCGTCCGTGCGGCGATTAACGATCTCCGATTCGTGGCCCGAATTGACGGTCTTTGTCAAAGGGCACCCCGTGCCGTGTCCGGGTCTGCTGAAGGTCCGCTCCGATTCAATGCCTGTCGCCACCGACGATTCCACATCATCCGCGATCTCACCGCTGCTCGACGCATCAGGTGTCACGGAGGAATCGCTGCCGCCGATGGATTCGATCTGGGAACTTGACGCGCAGTCCGATCAGCTCGTTTTCGAAGAAGAAGATTCGCCGTACCCCGAAGAATCTGTGCTGGAGTAG
- a CDS encoding serine/threonine-protein kinase, whose protein sequence is MSDSSSNPQPAQPGNGDLSETTLGEFKLMRRVGSGGMAEVYLAEQTSLGRPVAVKVLMADAVTGRNNVLLKRFEQEARAAGGLSHPNIVQVYMIGKQDGVHYIVQEFVHGQNLSQWIKRNGPPEFLVGLKWMEQTAAALKAASDAGIVHRDIKPENIMVTRSGDVKVTDFGLAQLNQQNEQMNLTQAGTTMGTPWYMSPEQIQGEKLDHRSDQYSFGITLYHMFAGQPPFPGRNSVGVAVKHLKEEPRPLSEFRRDLPKALCDTVHRMIAKKPEDRFQTPDELITAFRRLESAPLNTEFSDSAGFMHVLKGWLPGIQPLLAGIGVALLAGLLAGQYLLTPLHLPAAERGRYPQEDTAEKQFAQAMLLRHNISAWRAVYEYYPESIAGQMARLHLAIQYATRAVPDYTAAEHELAELKTWASAKREENPAILVLTVLAQAFVARLKGDTEKETRIIDLDLREFTADEIRDALDSGPQSLRDSITAAIVRDGLQE, encoded by the coding sequence ATGTCTGATTCTTCGTCAAACCCGCAACCGGCGCAGCCCGGAAACGGTGACCTTTCCGAAACAACGCTGGGCGAATTCAAGCTGATGCGGCGTGTCGGTTCCGGCGGCATGGCGGAAGTTTATCTTGCCGAACAGACATCGCTGGGACGACCGGTGGCGGTCAAAGTGCTGATGGCGGACGCGGTCACCGGCCGCAACAACGTGCTGCTGAAGCGATTCGAACAGGAAGCCCGCGCGGCCGGGGGCCTCAGCCATCCGAACATCGTCCAGGTGTACATGATCGGGAAGCAGGACGGCGTTCATTACATCGTGCAGGAATTTGTCCACGGCCAGAATCTCAGCCAGTGGATCAAACGCAATGGTCCGCCGGAGTTTCTGGTCGGTCTGAAATGGATGGAACAAACCGCAGCGGCTTTGAAAGCTGCCAGCGATGCGGGCATTGTTCATCGCGACATCAAGCCGGAAAACATCATGGTGACTCGATCCGGCGACGTGAAAGTCACCGACTTCGGTCTGGCTCAGCTGAATCAGCAGAACGAACAGATGAACCTGACTCAGGCCGGCACCACGATGGGGACTCCGTGGTACATGAGTCCGGAGCAGATTCAGGGCGAGAAGCTGGATCATCGCAGCGACCAGTATTCCTTCGGCATCACGCTGTATCACATGTTTGCCGGCCAGCCGCCGTTTCCCGGCCGCAATTCCGTCGGTGTCGCCGTGAAGCATCTGAAGGAAGAACCCAGGCCGCTGTCGGAGTTTCGTCGTGATCTTCCGAAGGCCCTTTGCGACACCGTCCACCGCATGATCGCCAAGAAGCCGGAAGATCGTTTTCAGACTCCCGATGAACTGATCACAGCGTTCCGAAGGCTGGAGTCGGCTCCGCTGAATACGGAGTTTTCCGATTCCGCGGGATTCATGCATGTGCTGAAGGGCTGGCTTCCGGGAATTCAGCCGCTGCTGGCGGGAATCGGTGTTGCCCTGCTGGCGGGACTGCTGGCAGGTCAGTACCTGCTGACTCCGCTGCATCTGCCCGCCGCCGAACGCGGCCGGTATCCGCAGGAAGACACGGCGGAGAAACAGTTCGCTCAGGCCATGCTGCTGCGACACAACATCAGCGCGTGGCGAGCGGTCTATGAATACTATCCGGAAAGCATTGCCGGCCAGATGGCGCGGCTGCATCTGGCAATTCAGTACGCAACCAGGGCGGTGCCCGACTATACGGCCGCCGAACATGAATTGGCCGAACTGAAAACCTGGGCGTCCGCCAAGCGGGAGGAAAATCCGGCGATTCTGGTGCTGACCGTTTTGGCCCAGGCCTTCGTCGCGCGCCTGAAGGGTGACACGGAGAAAGAAACGCGAATCATCGACCTCGATCTGCGTGAATTCACAGCCGACGAAATTCGAGACGCGCTGGACAGTGGGCCGCAATCGCTTCGCGACAGCATCACCGCCGCTATCGTTCGCGACGGACTGCAGGAATAA
- a CDS encoding AAA family ATPase, translating to MTVAQAREVLHEQEIEGLLDKDAIHEEAVELTESSGMIFIDEMDKICSSGEGSKSADVSRQGVQRDLLPIVEGTTVQTRYGTVSTEKIMFIAAGAFHRSRPSDLMPELQGRFPIRVELQDLTRDDFVRILTEPSGSLTRQYTELLAVDNVALSFTEDGIQAIADVAFYVNQTTQNIGTRRLQTIMERLLEDVSFEAPECGARTVSIDRAYVDSRLEDIRRDEDLSRFVL from the coding sequence ATGACCGTCGCACAGGCTCGCGAGGTTCTGCATGAACAGGAAATCGAAGGACTGCTGGACAAGGATGCGATCCATGAAGAAGCCGTGGAACTGACGGAATCTTCGGGCATGATCTTCATCGACGAAATGGACAAAATCTGCAGTTCCGGCGAAGGCTCAAAATCCGCCGACGTCAGCCGCCAGGGAGTCCAGCGGGACCTGCTGCCAATCGTCGAAGGCACCACCGTGCAGACTCGCTACGGCACCGTGTCCACGGAAAAGATCATGTTTATCGCGGCCGGAGCCTTCCACCGGTCGCGGCCGTCCGATCTGATGCCCGAACTACAGGGCCGCTTTCCGATTCGTGTTGAACTGCAGGATCTGACCAGAGACGACTTTGTCAGAATCCTGACCGAACCATCCGGCTCCCTGACTCGGCAGTACACGGAACTGCTGGCCGTCGACAATGTTGCCCTGTCGTTTACCGAAGACGGCATCCAGGCGATCGCTGACGTGGCGTTCTACGTGAATCAGACGACTCAGAACATCGGCACACGGCGACTGCAGACGATCATGGAACGTCTGCTGGAAGACGTCAGCTTCGAAGCACCGGAATGCGGAGCCAGGACGGTGTCAATCGACCGCGCCTATGTGGATTCGCGGCTGGAAGACATCCGCCGGGACGAAGACCTGAGCCGCTTTGTGCTGTAG